A window from Thiomonas sp. FB-Cd encodes these proteins:
- the phoU gene encoding phosphate signaling complex protein PhoU has product MLDKHISTQFDAEIGAISTRVLEMGGLVESQIAQAVFALRHFDVEAARGVMLNEKRVNQMEVEIDADVTQIIAKRQPTARDLRLMMAISKTITNLERVGDEADRIARMARDLIEAGSKLGISYNEISRESDLAIAQVRKALDAFARLDEKAAVEIVTGDTAIDEEFDSFMRKLITYVMEDPRNISASLDLVFIAKAIERIGDHAKNIAEFVIYVVRGTDVRHNKQAFNEVASTL; this is encoded by the coding sequence ATGCTCGATAAACATATCTCCACGCAGTTCGATGCCGAGATCGGCGCTATTTCCACACGCGTGCTCGAAATGGGCGGTCTCGTCGAGTCGCAGATCGCGCAAGCGGTCTTTGCACTGCGCCACTTTGATGTCGAGGCTGCGCGTGGCGTGATGCTCAACGAAAAGCGCGTAAACCAGATGGAGGTGGAGATCGATGCTGATGTGACGCAGATCATCGCCAAGCGCCAGCCCACCGCGCGCGACTTGCGCCTGATGATGGCGATTTCAAAGACCATCACCAATTTGGAGCGCGTCGGCGATGAGGCAGACCGCATCGCGCGGATGGCGCGAGACCTGATTGAAGCGGGGTCCAAACTGGGAATTTCGTACAACGAGATTTCGCGCGAGTCTGACTTGGCCATTGCGCAGGTGCGCAAGGCTCTGGACGCTTTCGCGCGACTTGACGAAAAGGCCGCGGTGGAGATCGTCACCGGCGACACGGCGATCGACGAAGAGTTCGACTCCTTCATGCGGAAGCTCATTACTTACGTGATGGAGGATCCGCGCAACATCTCAGCCAGCTTGGATCTTGTGTTCATCGCCAAGGCGATCGAGCGCATTGGCGATCACGCGAAAAACATCGCCGAGTTCGTCATCTACGTCGTGCGCGGCACGGATGTGCGCCACAACAAGCAAGCGTTCAATGAGGTGGCCAGCACCCTTTGA
- the phoB gene encoding phosphate regulon transcriptional regulator PhoB codes for MATNILIVEDEPAIAELLAVNLRHAGQCPILAASAEDALRIIRDVLPDVMLIDWMLPGMSGLALARELRQGARTRSIPLILLTARSEEADTIAGLDAGADDYITKPFSPKELLARIRAVLRRRAPQLTDEPVRAGGLAVDPATRRVSFAEGARTQEVRLGPTEFKLLHYLMTHPERVHSRGALLDKVWGDHVFIEERTVDVHIKRLREALAQVHCADLVETVRGAGYRFTLRQDLHVPQPLAPSH; via the coding sequence ATGGCAACGAATATTCTCATCGTCGAAGACGAGCCAGCGATTGCCGAGCTGCTCGCGGTGAATCTGCGCCACGCTGGGCAGTGCCCGATCTTGGCAGCGAGCGCGGAGGACGCGCTGCGCATCATCCGTGACGTGCTGCCGGACGTGATGTTGATCGACTGGATGCTTCCCGGCATGTCTGGCTTGGCCCTTGCGCGCGAGTTGCGCCAAGGGGCCCGTACGCGCAGCATACCCCTGATTTTGCTCACTGCGCGCAGCGAGGAGGCCGATACGATCGCGGGACTTGACGCCGGCGCCGATGACTACATCACCAAACCGTTCTCGCCCAAGGAATTGCTGGCCCGCATCCGTGCCGTGCTGCGCAGGCGTGCGCCCCAACTCACGGATGAGCCGGTCCGAGCGGGCGGATTGGCGGTCGATCCCGCCACCCGGCGCGTGAGTTTCGCTGAAGGGGCACGTACGCAGGAGGTTCGCTTGGGCCCGACAGAGTTCAAGCTTTTGCACTACTTGATGACCCACCCGGAACGGGTCCATAGTCGTGGTGCTCTGCTCGACAAGGTGTGGGGCGACCATGTTTTTATCGAAGAACGCACTGTAGACGTGCACATCAAGCGATTGCGGGAAGCGCTGGCGCAGGTGCATTGCGCCGATCTGGTCGAGACGGTACGCGGGGCGGGCTACAGGTTTACGTTGCGGCAAGACCTGCATGTGCCGCAACCGTTGGCACCGAGCCATTGA
- the phoR gene encoding phosphate regulon sensor histidine kinase PhoR — MRAVIFRLTGVIALMLAASGVVAWLFGALPAALVACAVALGVIGSDTAAQLRLLAWLKSPESARIPPARGVWAEVFYRAARQLRLWETRVHGEEDKLRRFIEALQASPNGLILMDGADQIDWCNDTAAAHFGLDARRDLRQHAVHLIRNPEFFAYMAAKRFDTPLLMRRTTNHGSLLLSVQVIPYGDGQKLMLSRDVTQVERTEAMRRDFVANVSHEIKTPLTVIAGFIESLRGLDFSAEERDRILALMQEQSDRMRHLVEDLLTLAHLEGDPHQPAEEVLDMRQMVERLGADARALSGGHHDIELSADVGNVRGARTELTSAFTNLVSNAVRYTPPGGTVRIAWRVRQIDAGGPVAEFSVSDSGIGIAQEHIPRLTERFYRVDRGRSRESGGTGLGLAIVKHVLLRHQAELRISSQPGQGSVFTVRFPVQRLVMPAGPEAPEATAVDRESISA, encoded by the coding sequence ATGCGCGCCGTCATCTTTCGCCTGACCGGCGTCATCGCCTTGATGCTGGCTGCTTCGGGAGTCGTTGCATGGCTGTTCGGGGCTCTGCCCGCTGCGCTCGTGGCTTGTGCTGTGGCCCTGGGGGTCATCGGATCCGATACCGCAGCCCAATTGCGTCTGCTGGCTTGGCTGAAGTCGCCGGAGAGTGCCCGCATTCCTCCCGCGCGTGGGGTCTGGGCGGAGGTGTTTTACCGCGCCGCGCGGCAGTTACGCCTGTGGGAAACACGGGTGCACGGTGAGGAAGACAAGCTCAGGCGTTTCATTGAAGCGTTGCAAGCTTCGCCCAACGGGCTGATCCTTATGGATGGTGCGGACCAGATCGACTGGTGCAATGACACGGCCGCCGCGCATTTCGGGCTGGATGCGCGGCGCGATCTGCGCCAACATGCGGTCCACCTGATCCGCAACCCCGAGTTCTTTGCCTACATGGCAGCCAAGCGGTTTGACACGCCGCTGCTCATGCGACGCACCACCAACCACGGCTCACTGTTGTTGAGTGTGCAGGTCATTCCCTACGGCGACGGCCAGAAGCTCATGCTGTCGCGCGATGTGACCCAGGTCGAGCGCACCGAGGCAATGCGGCGCGATTTCGTCGCCAACGTCTCGCATGAGATCAAGACCCCGCTCACGGTGATCGCCGGTTTCATCGAGTCTTTGCGTGGATTGGACTTTTCGGCCGAGGAGCGTGATCGCATCCTCGCGCTGATGCAGGAACAGTCCGATCGCATGCGCCACCTGGTCGAGGACCTTCTCACCCTGGCCCATCTTGAAGGCGATCCGCACCAGCCGGCCGAAGAGGTGCTGGATATGCGTCAGATGGTGGAACGACTTGGCGCGGACGCACGCGCGCTGTCGGGCGGGCACCACGACATTGAGCTCAGTGCGGACGTGGGCAACGTGCGCGGTGCGCGCACCGAACTCACCAGCGCATTCACGAATTTGGTGAGCAATGCCGTGCGCTACACCCCGCCAGGCGGCACGGTGCGCATCGCGTGGCGTGTGCGGCAGATTGATGCTGGCGGCCCTGTGGCCGAGTTCAGCGTGAGCGATTCGGGAATTGGTATTGCGCAGGAGCATATCCCTCGATTGACCGAGCGCTTCTATCGGGTCGACCGTGGCCGCTCACGCGAGTCTGGCGGAACGGGCCTAGGCCTTGCCATCGTCAAGCATGTGCTGCTGCGCCATCAAGCTGAATTGCGCATTAGCAGCCAACCCGGTCAGGGTAGCGTTTTCACCGTGCGTTTCCCAGTTCAGCGCTTGGTGATGCCGGCTGGGCCCGAAGCGCCTGAAGCCACTGCGGTGGATCGCGAGTCGATCAGTGCCTGA
- the ppk1 gene encoding polyphosphate kinase 1 produces MPHQLSPRLLNRELGILAFNRRVLAQAQDPANPPLERLRYLCIVSSNMDEFFETRVAQLQDLLEHDANSMTPDGLRVDDALQLVAEESHALEAEKYRVLQQEIYPLLHSVGIRFVTSGQWTPAQQQWARTYFEREVLPVLTPIGLDPAHPFPKVLNKSLNFAVLLEGTDAFGRNVDLGIIQAPRSLPRVLAMPQDLGEHRYSFVLLSSLMQAFAGDLFPGLKVAGIHQFRVTRNSELFVDDDEITNLRTALQGELRARHYGDAVRLEVTAGCPTNLVERLMRENGLREGDCFKADGPVNLVRLQTIIDMVGEPELKYAPHTPAPLSNWPGPEPELFERIRAADVLLHHPYDTFTPVVDMVRAAARDPAVLAIKQTIYRAGSNSALMEALIEAARNGKEVTVVLELMARLDEETNINWAARLEAEGAHVVYGVVGFKCHAKMLMVVRREKHGRRAAQLRRYVHVSTGNYHIRTASLYTDFGLMTADEAICADVNQVFLEITGSSQFPPLKRLWQSPFSLLDKLLKAIRNEARLARSGKRARIWARVNALLEPTVIEELYKASKAGVEIRLLVRGPCMLRPGVPGLSENIRVRSIIGRFLEHSRVFYFFNAGQENVWISSADWMERNLFRRVEIATPVLDRMARAKVIAEGLRVHWQCPANAWDMNAQGQWTRARGWKSRCSSHQALIDSRSTAVASGASGPAGITKR; encoded by the coding sequence ATGCCGCATCAACTATCACCCCGCCTGCTCAATCGCGAACTCGGCATCCTTGCCTTTAACCGCCGTGTGTTGGCCCAGGCCCAAGATCCGGCAAACCCGCCGCTGGAGCGTCTGCGTTATCTGTGCATCGTGTCGTCGAACATGGACGAGTTTTTCGAGACACGCGTCGCGCAGCTGCAAGACCTCTTGGAGCACGACGCCAACAGCATGACGCCCGACGGCTTGCGCGTAGACGATGCCCTGCAACTCGTTGCCGAGGAATCGCATGCATTGGAAGCTGAAAAATACCGTGTTCTGCAGCAGGAGATCTATCCGCTTCTCCACTCCGTGGGGATCCGTTTTGTCACCAGCGGTCAGTGGACACCGGCGCAACAGCAATGGGCACGCACATACTTCGAGCGGGAGGTGCTTCCCGTGCTGACGCCCATCGGGCTTGACCCGGCACACCCGTTCCCGAAGGTCCTCAACAAGAGCCTCAATTTCGCAGTTCTGCTCGAGGGCACCGACGCGTTCGGGCGCAACGTCGATCTTGGGATCATCCAGGCGCCTCGCTCACTTCCTCGTGTGCTGGCCATGCCTCAGGATCTGGGTGAGCATCGCTACAGTTTTGTTCTGCTCTCATCGTTGATGCAAGCCTTCGCCGGTGATCTGTTCCCGGGCCTCAAGGTGGCTGGCATCCACCAGTTCCGCGTGACGCGCAACAGTGAACTGTTCGTGGACGACGACGAGATCACGAACCTTCGTACGGCCTTGCAAGGTGAACTGCGAGCCAGACATTATGGCGACGCCGTGCGCCTCGAGGTCACCGCCGGCTGTCCGACAAACCTGGTTGAGCGCCTGATGCGGGAAAACGGCCTGCGTGAGGGCGACTGCTTCAAGGCCGATGGCCCCGTTAACCTGGTCCGCCTTCAGACCATCATCGATATGGTTGGCGAGCCGGAGCTGAAATACGCGCCACACACCCCGGCGCCTCTGTCGAACTGGCCGGGCCCGGAGCCTGAACTTTTCGAACGCATCCGGGCTGCCGACGTGCTGCTCCATCACCCCTATGACACCTTCACGCCTGTGGTTGACATGGTTCGTGCCGCGGCGCGGGACCCCGCAGTGCTGGCCATCAAGCAAACCATCTACCGCGCCGGCAGCAACTCAGCGCTGATGGAGGCGCTGATTGAAGCCGCTCGCAATGGCAAGGAAGTGACGGTCGTGCTGGAGCTGATGGCCCGATTGGACGAGGAGACCAACATCAACTGGGCAGCGCGCTTGGAAGCCGAGGGTGCCCACGTCGTCTATGGGGTGGTCGGATTCAAATGCCACGCAAAAATGCTCATGGTCGTACGCCGCGAAAAGCACGGCCGGCGCGCTGCGCAGTTGCGGCGCTACGTGCACGTCAGCACCGGCAACTACCACATCCGCACCGCGAGCCTTTACACCGATTTCGGGCTGATGACGGCTGACGAGGCCATCTGTGCCGACGTCAATCAGGTCTTTCTCGAAATTACCGGCTCCTCGCAATTTCCCCCACTCAAACGACTCTGGCAATCGCCCTTCTCGCTTCTGGACAAATTGCTCAAGGCCATCCGCAATGAAGCCAGGCTGGCGCGCAGTGGCAAGCGTGCACGTATCTGGGCACGCGTGAATGCACTGCTCGAGCCCACGGTGATTGAAGAACTCTACAAGGCCTCCAAGGCTGGCGTGGAGATCCGTCTGCTGGTCCGCGGCCCATGCATGCTGCGCCCAGGCGTGCCGGGATTGTCCGAGAACATCCGCGTGCGCTCGATCATCGGACGATTCCTCGAGCATTCACGCGTCTTTTACTTCTTCAATGCCGGACAGGAAAACGTCTGGATTTCGTCCGCTGACTGGATGGAGCGCAACCTCTTCCGCCGCGTGGAAATTGCGACCCCGGTGCTCGACCGCATGGCCCGCGCCAAGGTGATTGCGGAGGGTCTCAGAGTCCACTGGCAATGCCCAGCCAACGCCTGGGACATGAATGCCCAAGGACAGTGGACCCGTGCGCGCGGCTGGAAGAGCCGCTGCAGCAGCCATCAGGCACTGATCGACTCGCGATCCACCGCAGTGGCTTCAGGCGCTTCGGGCCCAGCCGGCATCACCAAGCGCTGA
- the ppx gene encoding exopolyphosphatase translates to MSLSIQHLAAVDLGSNSFRMLVGKASEDRHGAQIYPLDSLREPVRLGAGLDANKNLTEESQQRALATLSRFGERLRQFQPERVRAVATNAVRVAKNAQAFLERAQAALGFPIEVIAGREEARLVYIGAAHSVAPAAGNRLVVDIGGGSTEFIVGAGLEPRIMESLYIGCVSMSRDFFPGGFVDEQRMKSAELAAQREIQIIARAFRKAGWTNAVGSSGTARALADILVGNQLNTSAQSQGITRAGLRELRKIYVRAGDLSALKMVGLKHDRLPVAAGGLAIMLAVFEELGLKDMEATDAGLRLGVLYDLLGREQHQDMRALTVQQFMQRYGVDAGQASRVEALALALLLQLYPQASSAEQQAVRWAAELHEVGLSIAHSAYHKHSAYIVANADMPGFSRSEQATIAEMVLCHGGKLKKLGGLDTLNLDLRAVLALRLAVLLARNRHDVDISGLRLVPGSSGDGVRGARLQVSSPWLKASPLTQYSLEQEVAEWRRAGVELRLEAVQIA, encoded by the coding sequence ATGTCCCTGAGTATCCAACATTTAGCCGCTGTCGACCTCGGCTCCAACAGTTTTCGCATGCTGGTGGGGAAAGCCTCTGAGGACAGGCATGGGGCGCAAATCTATCCGCTGGACTCTCTGCGCGAGCCCGTGCGCCTTGGCGCGGGATTGGACGCGAACAAGAATCTCACCGAGGAGTCGCAGCAGCGTGCGTTGGCGACGCTCAGCCGTTTCGGCGAGCGGCTGCGTCAGTTCCAGCCGGAGCGGGTGCGCGCGGTGGCCACCAATGCGGTCCGCGTGGCGAAGAATGCCCAAGCATTCCTGGAGCGCGCCCAAGCCGCCCTAGGTTTTCCGATCGAGGTGATCGCGGGTCGCGAGGAGGCGAGGCTGGTGTACATCGGGGCGGCGCACTCGGTGGCGCCGGCGGCGGGCAATCGGCTGGTGGTGGACATCGGTGGCGGCTCCACCGAATTCATCGTCGGCGCAGGTTTGGAACCGCGCATCATGGAGTCGCTGTACATCGGCTGCGTGTCCATGAGCCGCGACTTCTTTCCCGGGGGGTTTGTGGATGAGCAGCGTATGAAGTCGGCCGAACTGGCCGCGCAGCGCGAAATACAGATCATCGCCCGTGCCTTCCGCAAGGCTGGTTGGACCAATGCCGTGGGGTCTAGCGGAACGGCGCGGGCTCTGGCCGATATCCTCGTCGGCAACCAGCTCAACACCAGTGCACAGTCGCAGGGGATCACCCGCGCCGGCTTGCGCGAGCTGCGCAAGATCTATGTGCGCGCGGGCGATCTGAGCGCCCTCAAGATGGTAGGGCTGAAACATGACCGCCTGCCGGTGGCGGCAGGCGGTTTGGCCATCATGCTTGCGGTATTCGAGGAACTCGGTCTAAAGGACATGGAGGCAACGGATGCGGGCTTGCGGCTTGGCGTGCTTTATGACCTGCTGGGCCGGGAGCAGCATCAGGATATGCGCGCGCTGACGGTACAGCAATTTATGCAACGCTATGGTGTTGATGCCGGGCAAGCCTCGCGCGTCGAAGCGCTGGCGCTGGCGCTGTTGTTGCAGTTGTACCCCCAAGCCAGCTCTGCCGAGCAGCAAGCGGTACGTTGGGCGGCCGAGCTCCACGAGGTGGGGCTGTCGATCGCGCACAGCGCCTATCACAAGCATTCGGCCTATATTGTCGCCAACGCGGATATGCCCGGTTTTTCCCGCAGCGAGCAGGCCACCATCGCCGAGATGGTGCTGTGCCACGGTGGCAAGCTCAAAAAGCTGGGTGGCTTGGATACGCTCAACCTTGATCTGCGCGCGGTGCTTGCGCTGCGCCTCGCAGTTCTGCTGGCACGCAATAGGCATGATGTGGATATCAGTGGGCTGCGATTGGTGCCCGGCAGCAGCGGCGATGGTGTGCGGGGGGCTCGCCTTCAAGTCAGCTCACCCTGGTTGAAGGCCTCGCCGTTGACCCAGTACAGCCTGGAGCAGGAGGTCGCCGAATGGCGTCGCGCGGGCGTTGAGTTACGGCTTGAGGCCGTGCAGATTGCCTGA
- a CDS encoding GNAT family N-acetyltransferase: MQECEEASLNALASHEQGRALTSVRRDIARKNSADTLVPEHYRGLSVAWARHEHEVREAQRLRWKIFAEELGARIATPLPGHDIDIFDSYCDHLLVRNAEGQLVGTYRVLPPHQAQRVGGLYSEIEFDLTRLIHLRPRLLELGRSCVHRDFRGGAVIMALWAGLADYMRCHALDAMIGCASLSMHDGGHYAASLWAALRRTHLAPVEDHMQPRLPLPVANLRQDLPAQPPPLLKGYLRVGARICGAPAWDPDFNTADFPILMRLGDVSSRYARHFLNTAR, encoded by the coding sequence ATGCAAGAATGCGAAGAAGCGAGCCTGAATGCCTTGGCGTCCCACGAACAAGGGCGGGCACTGACCAGTGTGCGACGCGACATCGCGCGCAAAAACTCGGCTGACACCCTCGTTCCTGAGCACTATCGTGGCCTGAGCGTCGCTTGGGCACGGCATGAACACGAGGTGCGCGAGGCGCAGCGCCTGCGCTGGAAGATCTTTGCAGAGGAACTGGGTGCACGAATTGCCACACCGTTGCCGGGTCACGACATCGATATTTTTGATTCCTACTGCGACCATCTTCTGGTGCGAAACGCCGAGGGCCAATTGGTGGGCACGTATCGCGTGTTGCCACCACACCAGGCGCAGCGTGTTGGAGGGCTGTATTCCGAGATTGAATTTGATCTTACCCGCTTGATCCACCTGCGCCCGCGCCTGCTCGAACTGGGACGCTCCTGCGTCCACCGCGACTTTCGTGGCGGGGCCGTGATCATGGCGCTGTGGGCGGGATTGGCCGACTACATGCGTTGCCATGCTTTGGATGCCATGATCGGCTGCGCCAGCCTGTCCATGCATGACGGCGGACACTATGCGGCAAGCCTGTGGGCCGCGCTGCGAAGGACCCATCTGGCCCCGGTTGAAGACCATATGCAGCCGCGTCTTCCGTTACCCGTGGCGAATCTGCGGCAGGATCTGCCCGCCCAGCCGCCGCCCCTGCTCAAAGGCTACCTTCGGGTGGGCGCACGCATTTGCGGCGCCCCGGCGTGGGACCCTGATTTCAATACGGCAGACTTCCCCATCCTGATGCGCCTAGGCGACGTCAGCTCGCGCTATGCGCGCCATTTTCTGAACACGGCTCGCTGA
- a CDS encoding histidine phosphatase family protein: MSTPLHVIFWRHAEAEDVASPGNDADLQRALTRQGRRDASRMAAWIKAHVPKPWVVCASPAVRARQTAMTLVDYPAEDARLAPERSIEELLTVIASHQDTHTALILCGHQPTLGSAALRWLAGCEQPLSIRKGGLIWVAERQREGASNRILRASLSPDLLD, translated from the coding sequence ATGAGCACCCCTCTCCATGTCATTTTCTGGCGCCACGCCGAAGCTGAAGACGTTGCCAGCCCCGGCAACGACGCGGACCTGCAACGTGCATTGACGCGCCAGGGCCGGCGCGATGCCAGCCGTATGGCTGCATGGATCAAGGCTCACGTGCCCAAACCCTGGGTCGTATGTGCAAGCCCGGCAGTGCGTGCCCGCCAGACGGCCATGACTCTTGTGGACTATCCCGCCGAGGACGCTCGCTTGGCTCCGGAGCGCAGCATTGAGGAATTACTCACTGTGATTGCCAGCCACCAAGACACCCACACCGCCTTGATCCTGTGTGGCCACCAACCCACTCTGGGAAGCGCTGCCTTGCGCTGGCTAGCTGGCTGTGAACAGCCGCTCAGCATCCGCAAGGGCGGACTCATCTGGGTAGCAGAGCGCCAGCGTGAAGGGGCTTCAAACCGGATCCTTCGCGCCAGCCTCAGCCCGGACCTGTTGGACTGA
- a CDS encoding YdcH family protein, which yields MWMDHHDLLREFPEFAQAIVTLRARDGHFDAICARFDATSAEIVRIERGKEPSGDEQLKALRVARLKIKDEIVALLRAA from the coding sequence ATGTGGATGGATCACCACGATTTGCTGCGTGAGTTTCCCGAGTTCGCCCAGGCCATTGTCACGTTGCGTGCGCGTGATGGTCATTTTGACGCGATTTGCGCGCGCTTTGACGCAACAAGTGCCGAAATCGTGCGTATCGAGCGCGGCAAAGAGCCTTCTGGCGATGAACAGCTCAAGGCGCTTCGCGTGGCGCGCTTGAAAATCAAGGATGAAATTGTTGCACTTTTGCGCGCCGCCTGA